The window CAGTTGTAGAGAATGGCCACTATTTTATCATATGTTTAATGTTCAGTTGTCAATATTTCAGCATGGGTTTACGACCTACAAAGGGGGTACTTCTTCATGGGCCACCTGGAACTGGAAAGACTGCTTTGGCGCGGTTATGTGCTCATGAAGCTGGTGTAAACCTATTCTCTGTCAATGGGCCTGAAGTAATTAGTCAATATTATGGCGAAAGCGAACGGGCATTGAACGAGGTCTTTGATTCAGCGAGTCAAGCAGCTCCTGCCGTGGTTTGCTTTGTCACTTTTTAATCGAGTTCGGATACCTTCTGTTTCAATAGTAAACTTTCTTGTGTTCAAATGTCACAACATAGCTGAAATAGAAGTTTCAGAGCTTAAATCATAATGTGCAATGCCAAAGAAATGGAACATAGAACTTCTGTAGAAGGAAGTCACAATGGCATATCATTTTAAGGATAGAATCTTTTTGACATGTATGAACTGTGGGAAACTAGTAAATATTACAGCATCATCTTAGTGCCAATTTCAATGAAAATTACCACTTTtactactcaaaaaaaaaaaaaaaatcaaggaaaGCTATGATAAGTCCATTTAAAAGTTTTTGCGGTTTAATTTTTGTTACTTTGTAATTGGTTTCCTTCTACTACGTTTTAGTCCTGATCCATGAATATTATATCTTCTTAGACGTTCTTATTAGAAATTGGTTGCACTACGGTAGTTCATGAATTGTAACTCTAGATTATTTCTCATTCATAAACTATGGCAGTCTTAACATTTGAACTCTGTGTGCTATATAATATTAGTGTTTGTTCCATCATCTGAATGAACTTCTTTCCTATAGAATTAACTCTTCAGTTTTGCCAAGCAACATCTATTTTACAAGGTAAAAGCAAAGTGAAAGTTTTTCTAAAGCAACATTGTGGATGCCAACCATGTGTATTGAGTTATAAGAAAAGATATTGCTGAAACGGATAAACATATCTGAAGATTGGCATAGCGGCACAGCCTAGCATGTCTAACCCTATGAGATTCACACCAAGTGTAGTTAGCTAACCATATTTTCCTTTGGCCGAATAAAAGTGAATCTGATTTCTGTATCTTTGCTGTAATACAAACCTTACGTCATGGTTGCTGCAATATATAGGCTTTCTACTTTCAAATGTCAATTAAGTAACTTTTCCATAGGTCAGAGCCTTTTTCATTTGCAGGTCTTCATTGATGAGTTGGATGCTATTGCGCCTGCTCGTAAAGATGCAAGTGAAGAGCTTTCTCAAAGAATGGTAGCTACTCTGTTAAACTTGATGGATGGAATAAGAAGAGCTGATGGAGTACTTGTTATTGCTGCAACCAATCGACCTGACAGTGTTGAACCAGCTCTTAGACGACCTGGAAGACTTGACAGGGAAATTGAAATAGGTAACTGCAAAATCTTATCAATTATTTGTATCGGACTTTATCATTACAATAAATGACTTGGATATCTACTGCAAATTACTGACCTCTCATATAATCATTTAATCTTCTTTCTCAAGGTTCCCAGGGAAGGTTGTTTACTTCAGCCCTTCCCGTGACATTTTTGTGGTtttgcttcttcttcttatttttttttaaaaaaaaaaataaaaaaaaattgtaactgATAGTGAGATATTCTTTTCTTAAGGGAATGCCTTCCCTCCCTTTGTACAATTCATTTATATAGGTTCCTATTTTCCTTTTCAACATTGTGATGGTAATTACATGTAACTAAGAAGTTCCTACAAGTAATATTGAATTAGGTCGAGACATTCAATGCTAAGATTCTGTAAGTTCATCGGCCAGTCATTACTGGTGTTAATCTTCAAATTCTTGTTATGAGTCGACTGAGCATAGTCAATAATTGCTTAGAGTAATCCCAGGATCTTTGACTTATTCAATGTGCTCCAAACTTGAGCTCAACTTCCTTTTTTGATTGATGTGATGTATTACTTCTCATTTCATGGAAAAATTTGTTTAGGTGTACCCTCTGCCAGACAACGGTATGAAATACTACATACACTGCTTGATGAAATGGAACACGTTCTTTCGGACAAGGATGTTCAAGAAGTTGCAACAGCTACACATGGTTTTGTGGGCGCTGACCTAGCTGCTTTGTGCAACGAAGCAGCTTTGAATTGTCTTCGCGAACATGTTGAGTCAAAAACAAGCTTTGGAAATACTCAGTGTAAACCTTTAATGCCAACATTTGATGCATGCCTTGGGAGGAATGGTACCCATTGCTTACAAGACAATAAAGACCTTTCTTCTGACAGTGATTCCGAGGGTGCATCTATTTCAGAAGCATGTATTTCATCAGATATTCCAAGAAACTTTACTAGCATGGCACAAACAGACACTCTTAGGATCACTTATAAAGATTTTGAAAGGGCTAGAATGAAAATAAGGCCAAGTGCTATGAGAGAGGTATGTTTTACCGTTTTTATAAATTTTTTGTTGTTAAACATTGTTGGAAATTATGTTTGGTGATGTTCTCGATGTTGATGTGCTGGTCACTTCCAGATATCGTATGATTACACGTTTCAGAAAGCAGGCTATTTCTTTTATGGTTTTTGACCGTCGACCTTGCAGTTTGTGGATTGACCCCAGTCAAATTGCATTATTGAGTCATTTTTGTAAAGGATCAAATTTTAACATGCCTTTGATTGATTTAGTGCAGCAGGGGTATGCTTTCATCCTGTAAATGGAGTTTATTCTGTAAATACTTTGCAAATTAAATCATCTTTAGTTTCTTTTCATCATTTGAAGTTCCTGCTGCCTGTTGTTTCGAGAAATTTACATACGACCATTTGTATAGACATCTGGGGTTGCAGTCTGCACTGCACTGAATTATTTCCTCTCAATATCAGGTTATACTTGAGGTTCCAAAGGTAAACTGGGATGATGTTGGAGGGCAGAGGGAGGTTAAGATGCAACTCATAGAAGCTGTTGAATGGCCTCAGAAACACCAGGAGGCTTTCAAGCGTATTGGCACTCGTCCCCCTACTGGAGTTTTGATGTTTGGTCCTCCAGGATGCAGCAAAACATTATTAGCTCGTGCAGTTGCTTCTGAAGCAGGGTTGAACTTTCTTGCAGTGAAAGGACCTGAGCTTTACAGCAAATGGGTGGGTGAATCAGAAAAAGCTGTCAGGACACTATTTGCAAAGGCTAGGGCGAATTCTCCTTCAATTATATTTTTTGATGAAATAGATGGCCTTGCTGTCGTACGTGGCAAAGAAAGTGACGGGGTTTCTGTGGCAGATCGGGTCATGAGTCAACTTCTTATTGAATTGGATGGTCAGTGTTCCACACTTAAAGGACTTTACAGCTGTTTCTACACTAGAAGTCTATCGAAGAACATTAGTGGTCATTATACTTCAATGTTGTTTGTGTTTTGGTCAGCAAGTTAAGTAGGTGGCTATCTGACTAAGCAGATTCTTGAAATGACACCAGATAACCATTCTGTCAAAGCTCAACTTCAAATTTTAAACGGTTACAAAACTACATTTTTCAGGGGTTACTGTACTTTAATTGGTAGAACTAGGATTCCAACATTGCAAATCAGTTCAAAATTGTCTCAGTTTCATTATGTATGAGGAATCTCTTGATTGTCAAAGTTTTGATTGCCTTAATGGGAATTATACAATTCTTTTTTTAAAGGTTTACACCAGAGAGTTAATGTCACTGTTATTGCCGCAACAAATCGGCCAGACAAGATTGACCCTGCTCTTCTAAGACCAGGTGAAATCCGTTGTACCTCCTTTTATGTTAAATTTTTCTCCTACTACCCAGTGCCTTGCTTGAAATATGTTAGTGTTACTTAAAGATAATGCTATTCTTGTCAGGACGTTTTGATCGATTGCTGTACGTCGGACCTCCAGATGAAAAAGACAGGGAGGCAATATTCCACATACATTTGAAGAAGATGCCATGCAGTTCTGACATATGCATTGAAGAGCTAGCTCGTCTAACCAGCGGCTGTACTGGTGCTGACATATCACTAATATGTCGTGAAGCAGCTATAGCAGCTATTGAAGTAAATTTACTATCTCCTCCTTACCCCTCTCTTATTGTATGCGTTCTTTTTCTTTGTCCTAACCTTTTCTGGCATCAGGAAAACCTTGATGCGTCTGAAATAACAATGGAACATCTGAAGGCTGCTATTAGGCAAGTGCCTCCATCTGAAGTTCATTCTTACCAGGAGTTATCAAATAGGTTTCAGAGGCTTGTGCACTCAGATCCTTTGAAAGATGATTAGTGTCATCAATGATTGCTAATACAGATTAAGCCGAATTCCATGCTGGTAGATTCTCATCCATTGTCCTCCTTTCCCTTGGTTTAGTAATCTGGATCCACTGTTATTGTCTTCATTAAATGCTCTGGTTGAATAATAATACCTTGTGCTGCGTGGTACTTCTTCGATTACTGACATCTGGTTATGATTCAAGTCTTCTTTGCACAGATGGATCCTGTTGCCATAATTTACCCATCTCATGTTAAAACCAGAAATACACTGCAAGTATGTAAATGCAGTTGATCTCCACAAGCTAATGATTTAGATGCATCATGGGGGAGTCTATTCCATACGGTGAGGGCATGAACTTCTGGTCGTGGAAGCTTTCATCAGCAGGGCCAGAGCGATTGTTTCTATTGGTCAATTTCAACTATTTCATGCCATCAACGAGCGGTCTGTGCAATATAGTGAGCGACAGCTATTCAGTGAGTAATGTTTTGAGATTTTATTCTGATCCTTCAACGAATTGTTTGCAATCAAGGCTTCAATACGAATGAAATGTTCAATACGATGGTGGTATTAAGAAGATAGCAAGGAAGCTCCACTATAGATATTTCTGGGGTTTGCTCTAAATGGAGACCAGAAAACCAGAAGACTGCACTATGGATGATGTGTTTTAGTTCATGGTATCTTGTGTAGTATTCATATACATTACTTGTAAGCTATACAGAACCACAGTGGTATACATATATACCACTGTGGTTCTGATTGAATAGACCTTTCACATATATTTTCTATTTATGGCAAATCACAGATTAGCAATTCTTGATTGGTGATGTTTGCACTAGTGCACAATCCAATTCTGAAGCAGGCATCTAAAAAGGATGTTGCATTGTTGCTAGAGTCCATATCATTAAAATAGGTACTAACTTTTTGGTTTATTAATAAAAGTAATGCAGTATCATACATTCTTCAGATATAAGAAATTTGAGGTACAAATACAATCTATCAGTTTGCACTAAAAAGCAACATCTTATTTATGGTATGAAAAATGTGTGTAAATAACCCCCTTAGTAATATCTCTACACATTATTGAAGGTGACTAGTATAGGCTTTAAAGGCTTGCAACTAG is drawn from Lycium barbarum isolate Lr01 chromosome 8, ASM1917538v2, whole genome shotgun sequence and contains these coding sequences:
- the LOC132607575 gene encoding calmodulin-interacting protein 111, translated to MPSKKKNQKSSSRLSQSEISSDNTQSDVEFTEEQLKFSLLEASRKFPNLISQTSLIVRISEDAVETVDNKGCKIWISESSMLANSISPASIVSVSLAPLKRHESNFPLSSLVDECTRHFGLEYTENAALEAGNFFALATVFPSCKVLKNGARLSSSLSWSMGSPASGRIVFVHPIGDHTIRSIASGSNGSSNGRVSSLLVSKCEELSLLLVSRDGKLPMNSFISSQYPTTETRNGRVDTTMVSSPRTPIHSRSRLNSPSAREFNTPKDQESVSISSDTGGTSSNIFNIREVLVDDHSKKLIQTCTASWLCSRILLSGNLVIVPLLSRLCFFQVTGASPPQSLGDYDNIAFSVDHKTKVVLHLPQDTEMGTPIRSLSSSELEYRNINSKEEVDCPKLGGLSEEFAVLMDIIISSAVKGTMASMGLRPTKGVLLHGPPGTGKTALARLCAHEAGVNLFSVNGPEVISQYYGESERALNEVFDSASQAAPAVVFIDELDAIAPARKDASEELSQRMVATLLNLMDGIRRADGVLVIAATNRPDSVEPALRRPGRLDREIEIGVPSARQRYEILHTLLDEMEHVLSDKDVQEVATATHGFVGADLAALCNEAALNCLREHVESKTSFGNTQCKPLMPTFDACLGRNGTHCLQDNKDLSSDSDSEGASISEACISSDIPRNFTSMAQTDTLRITYKDFERARMKIRPSAMREVILEVPKVNWDDVGGQREVKMQLIEAVEWPQKHQEAFKRIGTRPPTGVLMFGPPGCSKTLLARAVASEAGLNFLAVKGPELYSKWVGESEKAVRTLFAKARANSPSIIFFDEIDGLAVVRGKESDGVSVADRVMSQLLIELDGLHQRVNVTVIAATNRPDKIDPALLRPGRFDRLLYVGPPDEKDREAIFHIHLKKMPCSSDICIEELARLTSGCTGADISLICREAAIAAIEENLDASEITMEHLKAAIRQVPPSEVHSYQELSNRFQRLVHSDPLKDD